One Chitinophagaceae bacterium C216 genomic window carries:
- a CDS encoding TonB-dependent receptor P26, which yields MRRTILSMLLFGMAFCCLPNIVWAQSRIITGTVKNQAGEPVPGATIEQQGTQNATSSNEDGNFTLNATGSDPITLVVTSVGYQRSVVQVSGNTASIIMTPDADNVMGEVVVTALGIKKERKALGYSVSELNAAELMKNKNTNVINSLVGKVPGVNITQFSGAAGAGASITIRGGNSTSESRQNQPLFVVDGVIYDNSTTVTGNTGTDGMSRSNTTFSNRVMDINPEDIESLSVLKGAAAAALYGSRAADGVVIITTKKGSEGSARVNVTSKISTSWANKLPEAQTTFGPGTYSVNGILNTQNVYQSWGARITDADTLYDNIGEFFQHGIIYDNNVNVSGGSKNGSFYLSGSNFNQTGIVPKTGFRKTTFRFNGEQRYGNLTLNANVAYSIADIDRTLTTAGLYSGGGNGTMGAVYGWPQTFDMKRYINPDGSQYRRFAGTLALEDDMDNPYWIINMDKLTSRTRRITGGISGNYKVTDWWDVVARLGYDQYITNDYTYIAPGSAVAALYQNGRLSKPLYDYTYISTTVMTNFHKTFGDFETRLMLGTTSEDTKTNSQNHWGYNFVTAGTISFNNINNDNKFFTDGTSRKRLVGAYGEIGVSYKNIAFLTATGRNDWSSTLPIENRSYFYPSLSGSFVFSELLSSNNVLSFGKLRASWAQVGKDANPYATNTYVNPPYMIGSYILVGNQWAAGNPNIKPEIQTSWEVGGEFRFLRGRIGLDYTYYHSQTKNQIAQPRLAQSGGFIFSSLNTGSVINKGMEIALTGKPIAQKDFSWDVTLNFSYNKGRLGEFLPGVAYFYPTDAQFGTVKAASIPNGGYFLGMTGQSYLRETDAEGNELPNGRYLIDPNTGLYKLNTTNPVVGNREPDFLGGLNNSLRFKNLSVAILLDFRKGGDVFNGTEYAMVLNGLSKKTLLNDRQSVTVSGVNSETGEPYTQTYEADKTYTIGGTTYAGTNMIQRYWQNYAANSYHFITSVNWLKLRSLTLSYDFSDMIKNKRVIKGLSATAVGTNLFTWTNYDGMDPEVSAAGGTGGSGSTGIDYLGVPAVASFTFGINITF from the coding sequence ATGAGAAGGACAATTCTAAGTATGCTTTTGTTTGGGATGGCCTTTTGTTGTCTTCCAAACATTGTATGGGCTCAATCAAGAATCATAACTGGTACGGTAAAAAACCAGGCAGGTGAACCTGTTCCGGGTGCTACTATTGAGCAGCAGGGAACACAAAATGCAACTTCTAGTAATGAAGACGGTAATTTTACATTAAATGCAACAGGCTCGGATCCTATTACGCTTGTTGTGACCTCTGTGGGCTACCAGCGTTCGGTAGTGCAAGTGAGCGGCAATACTGCTTCCATTATTATGACACCTGATGCAGATAATGTGATGGGCGAAGTAGTGGTAACCGCCTTGGGTATTAAGAAGGAAAGAAAGGCACTGGGATACTCTGTATCCGAGTTGAATGCCGCTGAGCTTATGAAGAATAAAAACACCAATGTTATCAATTCGCTCGTAGGTAAAGTACCCGGTGTAAATATTACACAATTTAGTGGTGCTGCCGGTGCCGGAGCTTCTATTACCATTCGTGGTGGTAACTCTACATCCGAAAGTAGACAGAATCAGCCTTTGTTTGTGGTTGATGGAGTAATTTATGATAACTCCACTACTGTTACCGGTAATACAGGAACGGATGGTATGAGTCGTAGCAATACTACTTTTTCCAACCGTGTAATGGATATCAACCCTGAAGATATCGAAAGCCTTTCTGTACTGAAAGGTGCGGCTGCTGCAGCATTGTACGGCTCTCGTGCTGCGGATGGTGTGGTAATTATTACTACAAAAAAAGGTTCTGAAGGATCGGCGAGAGTGAATGTGACCAGTAAAATCAGTACTTCATGGGCTAATAAACTTCCCGAAGCACAAACTACATTTGGGCCGGGTACCTACTCCGTAAATGGAATTTTAAATACTCAAAATGTTTATCAGTCTTGGGGTGCCAGAATTACTGATGCGGATACTTTATATGATAATATAGGTGAGTTCTTCCAACATGGTATTATTTACGATAATAATGTAAACGTTTCAGGCGGTTCTAAAAACGGTTCTTTCTATTTGTCGGGATCTAACTTTAATCAGACCGGTATAGTTCCCAAGACCGGATTTCGCAAGACAACTTTCCGTTTTAATGGCGAGCAACGTTATGGTAATCTTACTTTAAATGCTAACGTAGCATACTCTATTGCCGATATCGATAGAACATTAACAACGGCAGGTTTGTATAGTGGTGGCGGTAATGGTACTATGGGAGCGGTATACGGCTGGCCGCAGACTTTCGATATGAAACGTTATATCAACCCTGATGGCTCTCAATACAGAAGATTTGCAGGTACTCTTGCTCTGGAAGATGACATGGATAATCCTTATTGGATTATCAATATGGATAAACTCACTTCTAGAACCCGACGTATCACCGGAGGTATCAGCGGTAATTATAAAGTTACAGACTGGTGGGATGTAGTTGCACGTTTGGGATATGATCAATATATTACCAACGATTATACCTACATCGCTCCGGGTTCTGCTGTTGCCGCTTTATATCAAAATGGGCGCTTAAGTAAACCGTTGTATGATTATACTTATATCTCCACAACCGTAATGACAAATTTCCATAAAACTTTTGGAGATTTTGAAACACGCCTTATGTTAGGTACTACATCGGAAGATACCAAGACGAATAGTCAGAATCATTGGGGATATAATTTCGTAACAGCAGGAACTATCAGTTTTAATAATATCAATAATGATAACAAATTCTTTACTGATGGTACCAGCCGCAAAAGATTGGTAGGAGCTTATGGAGAAATAGGCGTTTCTTATAAGAATATTGCTTTCCTTACTGCCACAGGACGCAATGACTGGTCTTCCACATTGCCTATTGAAAACAGATCCTATTTCTATCCTTCATTAAGCGGTTCATTTGTGTTCAGTGAATTATTATCTAGCAACAATGTGCTTTCTTTTGGTAAGTTAAGAGCCAGCTGGGCTCAGGTAGGTAAGGATGCTAACCCTTATGCAACTAATACCTACGTAAACCCACCTTACATGATAGGATCCTATATTTTAGTAGGTAATCAATGGGCGGCCGGTAACCCTAACATCAAACCCGAAATTCAAACTTCATGGGAAGTGGGTGGTGAATTCAGATTCTTAAGAGGACGTATAGGGCTGGATTATACCTATTATCACAGCCAAACCAAAAACCAGATTGCACAACCTCGTTTAGCTCAGTCTGGTGGCTTTATCTTCAGCTCGCTGAATACCGGATCGGTGATCAACAAGGGTATGGAAATTGCCCTTACAGGAAAGCCTATTGCGCAGAAAGATTTTAGCTGGGATGTAACACTGAACTTCTCTTATAATAAAGGTCGTTTGGGTGAATTCCTACCGGGTGTAGCTTATTTCTACCCAACCGATGCTCAGTTTGGAACTGTTAAGGCTGCTTCCATTCCTAACGGAGGGTACTTTCTGGGTATGACCGGTCAGTCTTATCTACGTGAAACTGATGCTGAAGGTAATGAACTGCCCAATGGTCGCTATCTGATCGATCCTAATACAGGTCTATACAAGCTCAATACAACCAACCCTGTAGTAGGTAACAGAGAGCCAGACTTCTTAGGCGGTTTGAACAATTCACTGCGCTTTAAAAATCTGTCAGTGGCCATATTGCTCGACTTCCGTAAAGGAGGTGATGTGTTTAATGGTACAGAATACGCGATGGTGCTAAACGGGTTGAGTAAAAAGACACTGTTGAACGATCGTCAATCGGTAACTGTATCGGGAGTAAACAGTGAGACCGGCGAGCCATATACACAGACTTACGAAGCTGATAAAACTTATACCATTGGAGGTACCACTTATGCCGGTACTAATATGATTCAACGTTATTGGCAGAACTATGCGGCCAACTCTTATCATTTTATTACCTCAGTAAACTGGTTAAAGCTGCGTTCTCTTACCTTATCATATGACTTTTCAGATATGATTAAAAACAAGAGAGTCATAAAAGGTTTGTCCGCAACAGCAGTAGGAACAAACTTGTTTACATGGACCAATTACGATGGTATGGATCCTGAAGTGAGTGCAGCAGGAGGTACAGGAGGTTCCGGATCTACTGGTATCGATTATCTAGGTGTTCCAGCTGTAGCCAGCTTCACATTTGGTATTAACATTACATTTTAA
- the yflN gene encoding putative metallo-hydrolase YflN → MSPAIKNTNIYLLEIPFTTNGKADTLWPVIIQHGQEYILVDCGYPGQLELLEKAAREQGIDLQYLTGLILTHHDIDHVGAAAELKQKYPNIQVIAPVIEAPYISGKRKSLRLIQAEASLKYLNEEQKPFALQFIKFLQSVVPVQVDKKLQMSDTLWSTIQVVPTPGHTPGHISLYIPSQKILIAADAIVVENNKLNIANPQYCLDLEQAVHSVALLSQYEIAELICYHGGRFRGNIQEAFKQVLHEYNNVMKTPINL, encoded by the coding sequence ATGTCGCCTGCTATAAAAAATACGAATATCTATCTACTGGAAATACCGTTTACCACTAACGGTAAGGCAGATACTTTGTGGCCGGTTATCATTCAGCATGGTCAAGAATATATACTTGTCGATTGTGGGTATCCTGGTCAGCTGGAGCTGCTGGAAAAAGCTGCCCGCGAACAGGGAATTGATTTGCAATATCTCACAGGCCTGATTCTCACCCATCATGATATAGACCACGTGGGTGCTGCCGCTGAACTGAAGCAAAAATATCCCAACATTCAGGTCATAGCCCCCGTTATCGAAGCCCCTTACATCAGTGGCAAACGCAAATCATTACGCTTAATTCAAGCAGAAGCGTCATTAAAGTATTTAAATGAAGAGCAAAAACCATTCGCACTACAGTTTATTAAGTTTTTGCAATCGGTAGTACCGGTACAAGTAGATAAAAAGCTGCAAATGAGTGATACTTTGTGGAGTACTATTCAAGTAGTACCCACACCTGGTCATACGCCCGGACATATATCATTATATATTCCCTCCCAAAAGATACTTATTGCAGCTGATGCTATAGTAGTTGAAAATAATAAACTAAATATTGCCAACCCTCAGTATTGCCTAGATTTGGAACAGGCGGTACATTCGGTAGCCTTACTAAGCCAATATGAAATTGCGGAATTGATTTGCTATCATGGTGGCAGGTTTAGAGGAAATATACAAGAGGCCTTTAAACAAGTGCTGCATGAATACAATAATGTAATGAAAACACCCATTAACCTTTAA
- a CDS encoding TonB-dependent receptor P26 yields the protein MRKAIAKAVVLWLLYCLVPHMVLGQTRTITGTVTTQDGKALQGVTVTVRGTSTATATGSTGNYSIQASTGDVLEFTFIGYETVSVTIGTGNVVNVTMVEGVGKQEEEVVVTTEFGMKRIGRAVGSSVQQIDGATIAESGRDAFITALQGRVPGLNVTSTSGAPGASTTVILRNITSISGNNQPLYVVDGVPMNNSTFDPIGMAGAEVYSVRNQDYASRGNDFNPEDIESITVLKGAAAAALYGSDASNGAIIITTKKGRVSRGRVSYSNFFRWDKAYGYPDMQTKYANGAYGTTNYYYTSQYGNLFTDNVKLYDNIAAVLQTGFSHRHNVSVEAGSEKATIRAGFSYLNQEGVVKTTDFDRANISLSGQATITQWLKFEGSMQYTKTENHKVLRGTDGPLYRAMLWPQADNMLEYLASDGLHMKYPSYYIDRDLLNPLFAMYKNKNYDRSNRFLTNVALTLTPIKNTFLRGQIGWDVGMQTFETSWHPYYAANNSRGDGGRYDLVHSNFSDPTINIIAGYNNKFLDNKLSFGAQVGYHQQENGVIRQATSGTRFIIPDFQSINNTDPLTIVSSQRNTKRRIQAISAQFEFGYNNMAFITLRGRNDWSSTLPINNNRYFYPAIEGSLILTDLLKIESDVVNFIKLRGSIARVGKDAGPLEIYPQLEPTNLSGGGFKYGFTGPNPNLKPEMTTAREVGFDARLFNNRVNAIFTVFGTRHEDQIVKSFRLSYATGFVLNTMNVGTFKTWGWEGLINADIIKTGSFTWNLGVNASRGRSKVLYLPENVTEYYNPYTWNSGNIRNGISVGNPITTISGRAYARNKNGDILIDPSTGIPIVSDEWSILGDREPKLRFGITTGLQYNNWRLSGVFAGRYKATVVNGTKRSMMERGTSWESVALREGPPVVFKGVLRDGKENSDNPTINNISVNYDLYSSSIFAGGDEDWIEKDVNYLRLQELRLSYSLPKKFLSKTKIISGLDFFVVGNDLFTLTNYSGIDAVGNTVSAAAGGTGGEGYDVWSLPNPRGITIGLNLTLN from the coding sequence ATGAGAAAAGCAATTGCAAAAGCCGTTGTGCTTTGGCTGTTGTATTGTTTAGTACCCCATATGGTATTAGGGCAAACCAGGACAATTACGGGAACTGTAACTACACAGGATGGGAAGGCATTACAAGGTGTTACCGTAACAGTAAGGGGGACGTCAACTGCTACAGCCACAGGATCTACGGGAAATTATTCCATTCAAGCTTCTACAGGAGATGTTCTAGAGTTTACTTTTATCGGTTATGAAACAGTATCGGTGACCATAGGTACGGGAAATGTTGTTAATGTTACTATGGTTGAAGGGGTAGGCAAACAAGAGGAGGAGGTAGTAGTAACTACCGAGTTCGGTATGAAGCGTATTGGTCGAGCAGTAGGTTCATCTGTGCAACAAATAGATGGCGCTACTATAGCCGAATCGGGAAGAGATGCATTTATTACGGCCTTACAAGGTAGGGTGCCCGGCTTAAACGTAACGTCGACCAGCGGTGCACCGGGAGCCTCCACCACGGTAATACTCCGAAACATTACCTCTATTTCGGGTAACAATCAGCCCTTGTATGTGGTGGATGGTGTACCTATGAACAACTCTACATTCGATCCTATCGGAATGGCCGGAGCTGAAGTGTATTCCGTTCGAAACCAAGATTATGCTTCGAGAGGAAATGATTTCAATCCAGAGGATATAGAATCTATTACAGTTTTGAAAGGAGCGGCAGCTGCGGCGCTCTATGGTTCCGATGCATCCAATGGTGCAATTATCATTACTACTAAAAAAGGGCGTGTAAGCCGAGGTAGGGTGAGTTATAGCAACTTCTTCCGTTGGGATAAGGCCTATGGCTATCCGGATATGCAAACCAAATATGCTAACGGAGCCTATGGAACTACTAACTATTATTACACTTCTCAGTATGGGAATTTGTTTACAGATAATGTAAAGTTGTACGATAATATTGCTGCCGTATTACAAACTGGATTTTCTCATAGACACAATGTGTCGGTTGAAGCGGGTTCGGAGAAAGCAACCATTAGAGCCGGCTTTTCCTATCTGAATCAGGAGGGAGTGGTTAAAACAACCGATTTCGATCGAGCCAATATCAGCTTATCGGGTCAAGCCACTATTACTCAATGGTTGAAGTTTGAAGGTTCTATGCAATACACTAAAACAGAAAATCATAAAGTGTTGCGTGGAACAGATGGTCCTTTGTATCGAGCTATGTTATGGCCTCAGGCTGATAATATGTTGGAGTATTTGGCATCGGATGGCCTACATATGAAATACCCTTCTTATTATATAGATAGGGACCTGCTTAACCCGCTTTTTGCGATGTATAAAAATAAAAACTACGATCGCTCCAATAGGTTTCTGACAAATGTAGCCTTAACATTGACGCCTATCAAGAATACCTTTTTGAGAGGTCAAATAGGCTGGGATGTGGGTATGCAAACTTTTGAAACATCTTGGCATCCCTATTACGCTGCAAATAATAGTCGTGGTGATGGCGGCCGTTACGATTTGGTACATTCGAACTTTTCTGATCCCACAATCAATATTATAGCAGGGTATAACAACAAATTTTTAGATAATAAACTTTCATTTGGTGCACAGGTTGGTTACCACCAACAGGAAAATGGGGTTATTCGGCAAGCCACCAGTGGTACTAGGTTTATTATTCCCGACTTTCAATCCATCAATAATACAGACCCTTTAACCATTGTTTCCTCTCAGAGAAATACAAAGCGACGTATTCAGGCTATCTCCGCGCAGTTTGAATTTGGGTACAACAATATGGCGTTTATTACACTGAGAGGTCGTAACGACTGGTCCTCCACTTTGCCTATAAATAATAATCGTTATTTCTATCCGGCTATAGAGGGATCTTTAATCTTAACGGATCTGTTGAAAATTGAAAGTGATGTTGTCAACTTCATCAAGTTGAGAGGTTCTATAGCCAGAGTAGGTAAGGATGCCGGTCCTTTGGAAATCTATCCACAGTTGGAGCCCACTAACTTATCCGGAGGAGGCTTTAAATATGGATTTACCGGACCTAACCCGAATCTTAAACCCGAAATGACTACTGCTCGTGAAGTGGGCTTTGATGCACGCTTGTTTAACAACCGTGTAAATGCCATATTCACAGTGTTTGGAACAAGACACGAAGATCAGATTGTAAAATCATTCCGTTTAAGCTATGCAACCGGTTTTGTATTAAATACCATGAACGTGGGTACGTTCAAGACTTGGGGTTGGGAAGGTCTTATCAATGCTGATATTATTAAAACCGGATCTTTTACTTGGAATTTGGGTGTTAATGCTTCTCGCGGTAGATCAAAAGTGCTTTATTTACCGGAGAATGTTACAGAATACTACAACCCATATACCTGGAACTCAGGAAATATACGGAATGGTATATCTGTGGGTAATCCTATTACAACCATATCTGGTAGAGCATATGCACGTAATAAAAACGGGGATATCTTAATTGACCCCAGTACCGGAATTCCTATCGTAAGTGATGAATGGAGTATTTTGGGCGATAGAGAACCAAAACTGCGTTTTGGTATTACTACTGGATTACAGTATAACAACTGGCGTCTATCGGGAGTATTTGCAGGAAGGTATAAAGCTACTGTGGTTAACGGTACCAAACGCTCTATGATGGAAAGAGGAACCAGCTGGGAGTCAGTAGCATTGAGAGAAGGTCCTCCGGTAGTATTTAAAGGGGTGCTGAGAGATGGTAAGGAAAATTCCGATAATCCAACGATTAACAATATTTCAGTTAATTACGACCTATACAGTTCTAGCATATTTGCAGGTGGTGACGAAGACTGGATTGAAAAAGATGTCAATTACCTACGTCTTCAGGAATTGAGATTGTCTTATTCCCTACCGAAAAAGTTTCTTAGCAAAACCAAGATTATTTCTGGGCTCGACTTCTTTGTTGTAGGAAATGATTTATTTACTCTGACCAATTATTCGGGCATCGATGCTGTTGGAAATACCGTGTCAGCAGCGGCAGGTGGTACTGGTGGAGAAGGTTATGATGTATGGTCATTACCTAACCCTCGAGGCATAACAATTGGTCTTAATTTAACCTTGAACTAA
- the srlR_1 gene encoding Glucitol operon repressor: MLKKERQAYILHQLNLHNKVLNVDLCNAMGVSEDTIRRDLQELSDAGKLIKVHGGALSIAFSEVQFEPGNVYSQKQKKIIAEKAQRLIKSGMFILTSGGTTILEMVRALPPQLKLTIMTGSIPVVNACMSHPHVDVLVIGDKLSKDSKITVGPEAIEKISHVNADLCFLGTNALDIKHGHTDNDWDVVQVKKAMVNSASKVVCMTISEKLGTYQPIRVCGIERIDYLVTELDPEDEQLQPFVKAGINVL; this comes from the coding sequence TTGCTTAAGAAAGAAAGACAGGCTTATATTCTTCATCAGCTCAATCTTCATAATAAGGTGTTGAACGTGGATTTGTGCAATGCTATGGGAGTGTCGGAAGACACCATCCGCAGAGATTTACAGGAATTATCAGATGCAGGAAAATTAATAAAGGTACATGGGGGAGCACTTTCTATAGCATTTAGCGAAGTTCAGTTCGAGCCTGGAAATGTTTATTCGCAAAAGCAAAAAAAGATAATCGCTGAAAAAGCACAGAGGCTAATTAAAAGCGGGATGTTCATTCTCACTAGTGGAGGAACAACCATATTGGAAATGGTTAGGGCATTGCCACCGCAGTTGAAACTCACCATCATGACCGGCAGTATCCCCGTAGTAAATGCTTGTATGTCGCATCCTCATGTGGATGTATTAGTAATCGGCGATAAACTATCGAAAGACTCCAAAATAACCGTTGGTCCAGAAGCAATCGAAAAGATAAGCCATGTTAATGCTGACTTATGTTTTTTAGGCACTAATGCCCTAGACATAAAACATGGACATACAGACAATGATTGGGACGTTGTGCAAGTAAAAAAGGCTATGGTAAATTCAGCTTCGAAAGTTGTGTGCATGACAATTTCCGAAAAGCTTGGGACGTACCAACCGATTAGAGTATGCGGGATAGAGAGAATTGACTATCTGGTTACAGAGTTGGACCCCGAGGATGAACAATTACAGCCCTTTGTGAAAGCAGGAATTAACGTTTTATAA
- the ispG gene encoding 4-hydroxy-3-methylbut-2-en-1-yl diphosphate synthase (ferredoxin), which translates to MELFAESLTQYKRLKTKEVRIGDLLLGNFHPIRLQTMTTTDTMDTIATVEQTIRCIEAGAELVRITAPSKKEAENLLNIKKELNKRGYFTPLVADIHFTPNAAEIAARIVEKVRVNPGNYADKKKFEKIEYTDVEYAEEIERIRERFTPLVKICKEYGTAMRIGTNHGSLSDRIMSRYGDTPIGMVESAMEFLRIARDENYHQIVLSMKASNPQVMVQAYRLLIKQMYEEFGEIYPLHLGVTEAGDGEEGRIKSAVGIGTLMEDGIGDTIRVSLTEDPELEIPVCRDIVKRYTLATTQPEYNTTSSSHQSLPIHTYSPFQLMRHETVAVNNIGGGQVPVVIADMSKMKKITPATLQSIGYAYNEADDKWNIADAAADYIYIGEGDIDFALPGTLKVILPYERWKTLQTHTVDSGEKKFFPIYTATEFINAAIPNSDIHFVQIQCPEDASHIDAIVSKPNVVLCLSSTQQNAVQTLRAFCIKLAHKKIKAPIIFVTESNWHTADEHLIHYATETGALFLDGFGEGIFLRMSREAYEGFAHTELSGRRYSTPALENARAEAFLNNTAFSILQAARMRISKTEYISCPSCGRTLFDLQETTTKIRSVTHHLKGVKIAIMGCIVNGPGEMADADFGYVGSGPGKITLYKGKEVVKRNVNSEIAVEELINLLKENNVWVDP; encoded by the coding sequence ACCAAAGAGGTAAGAATTGGAGATTTACTACTGGGCAATTTTCATCCCATTCGGTTACAAACGATGACTACCACCGATACGATGGACACCATTGCTACAGTAGAACAAACTATTCGTTGCATAGAAGCAGGTGCAGAACTGGTACGTATTACGGCTCCTTCTAAAAAAGAAGCGGAAAATCTCCTTAATATCAAAAAAGAACTAAACAAACGCGGATATTTTACGCCACTGGTGGCAGATATACATTTTACCCCCAATGCTGCCGAAATTGCGGCGCGTATTGTGGAAAAGGTTCGTGTGAACCCAGGTAATTATGCCGATAAGAAAAAATTTGAAAAAATCGAATATACCGACGTGGAATATGCCGAAGAAATCGAGCGCATCCGCGAAAGATTTACCCCACTGGTAAAAATCTGCAAAGAATATGGGACCGCCATGCGTATCGGTACGAATCATGGTAGCCTTAGCGACCGCATCATGAGTCGGTATGGCGACACCCCCATAGGCATGGTAGAAAGTGCGATGGAGTTTTTACGTATCGCACGTGATGAGAATTATCACCAGATTGTACTGAGCATGAAAGCCAGCAATCCGCAGGTGATGGTACAGGCCTATCGCTTACTGATTAAACAGATGTATGAAGAGTTTGGCGAAATTTATCCGCTACACTTGGGCGTTACCGAGGCTGGTGACGGCGAGGAAGGCCGCATTAAGTCTGCTGTAGGTATCGGCACCCTCATGGAAGACGGCATTGGCGATACCATTCGCGTTTCGCTGACCGAGGACCCGGAATTAGAAATTCCTGTATGCCGAGATATTGTAAAACGTTACACTCTTGCTACTACACAACCAGAATATAACACCACGTCATCTTCTCATCAATCACTGCCTATACATACATATAGTCCTTTTCAGTTAATGCGGCACGAAACGGTTGCTGTAAACAATATTGGAGGCGGCCAAGTTCCGGTAGTGATTGCAGACATGAGTAAGATGAAAAAAATCACTCCGGCTACATTGCAAAGTATTGGCTACGCTTATAACGAAGCCGACGATAAGTGGAATATTGCCGATGCAGCAGCGGATTATATCTATATCGGCGAAGGCGATATCGACTTTGCATTGCCCGGAACGCTAAAGGTGATACTGCCGTACGAAAGATGGAAAACGTTACAAACACACACTGTCGATAGTGGTGAAAAGAAATTTTTCCCAATATATACGGCTACCGAATTCATAAACGCCGCTATTCCGAATAGCGATATTCATTTTGTACAAATTCAATGTCCGGAAGATGCATCGCACATTGATGCCATCGTTTCCAAACCTAATGTAGTGTTATGCCTAAGTAGTACCCAACAAAATGCTGTTCAAACCTTACGTGCATTTTGTATAAAGCTGGCTCATAAAAAAATTAAAGCTCCGATTATTTTCGTTACCGAAAGCAACTGGCACACGGCAGACGAACACCTCATTCACTACGCTACCGAAACGGGAGCTCTGTTTCTAGACGGGTTTGGTGAGGGTATCTTCCTTCGTATGAGTCGTGAAGCCTACGAAGGTTTTGCCCATACTGAATTAAGTGGACGCCGTTATAGTACACCAGCATTAGAAAATGCCCGTGCAGAGGCTTTCTTGAACAATACCGCCTTCAGCATATTGCAGGCTGCGCGCATGCGTATTTCGAAGACAGAATACATTTCCTGCCCCTCTTGTGGTCGCACTTTATTTGACCTGCAAGAAACCACAACCAAAATACGTTCCGTAACCCATCACCTGAAAGGAGTGAAGATTGCCATTATGGGTTGTATCGTAAATGGTCCTGGAGAAATGGCTGATGCAGATTTTGGATATGTAGGAAGCGGGCCAGGAAAAATCACTTTATACAAAGGGAAAGAAGTTGTAAAACGAAACGTCAACAGCGAAATAGCAGTGGAAGAACTCATTAACCTGCTCAAGGAAAATAATGTGTGGGTTGACCCATAG